A genomic segment from Ochotona princeps isolate mOchPri1 chromosome 11, mOchPri1.hap1, whole genome shotgun sequence encodes:
- the LOC131481473 gene encoding zinc finger protein OZF-like produces the protein MYQKSDLIREQILQSAEKLYQCNEHRNAFHQQLSLIGQHGLHTRKKSYKCRECGKVLPHKASLIIHERVHTGEKTYECSESGKAFSCKSNMSAHHRLHTEEKSCECNECQKAVLHKSGIIIDQSIHTVEKPYECNECGKTISAAKSSIISHQRIHTGEKPYECRQCGRGFARKSHLIRHQRIHTGEKPYECSECGKAFICKSHLIRHQRIHTAEKPYECSECGKGFPCKPHLISHQRMHTGEKPYECRDCGKPFTHKSHLITHQKVHTGEKTYECRQCGKTFTTQSGFIHHQRMHIGEKPYDCSECGKSFIHKSLLISHQRIHTGEKPYECRECGKTFFHKSSVEAHQRIHTGEKPYECNECGKAFIRNSNLIAHQKIHTGKKPYECRECGKAFIHKSDLIKHQRIHTGEKPYECGECGKAFILKADLIKHQRIHTGEKPYVCRECGKGFSCKSHLVRHQRVHTGEKPYECSECGKAFSQKSHQIIHQRVHTGEKL, from the coding sequence ATGTACCAGAAGTCAGACCTCATTAGAGAACAGATCCTTCAAAGTGCAGAGAAGCTGTATCAATGCAATGAGCACAGAAACGCCTTTCACCAGCAATTATCACTAATTGGGCAACATGGACTCCACACAAGGAAAAAATCTTATAAAtgtagggagtgtggaaaagTGCTTCCTCATAAGGCAAGTCTAATCATACATGAAAgggtccacactggggagaaaactTATGAATGCAGCGAGAGTGGTAAAGCTTTTTCTTGTAAGTCAAACATGAGCGCACACCACAGATTGCACACTGAGGAAAAATCTTGTGAATGTAATGAGTGTCAAAAAGCTGTTCTTCATAAGTCAGGCATAATCATAGATCAGAGCATCCACACTGTggaaaaaccttatgagtgtAATGAGTGTGGCAAAACTATTTCTGCTGCTAAGTCAAGCATTatatcacatcagagaatccacacgggggagaaaccttatgaatgtagacaGTGTGGAAGAGGATTTGCTCgcaagtcacacctcattagacatcagagaatccacacaggtgaaaaaccttatgaatgtagtgagtgtggaaaagcttttatttgtaagtcacacctcattagacatcagcgAATCCATACTgcggaaaaaccttatgaatgtagtgagtgtggaaaaggctttccttgtaaaccacacctcattagccatcagagaatgcacactggggaaaaaccttatgaatgtagagatTGTGGAAAACCTTTTACtcataagtcacacctcattacccATCAGAaagtccacactggggaaaaaactTATGAATGtagacagtgtggaaaaacttttacCACCCAGTCAGGTTTCATTCATCATCAGAGAATGCACATTGGAGAAAAACCGTATGattgtagtgagtgtggaaaatctTTTATTCATAAGTCACTcctcattagccatcagagaatccacactggggaaaaaccttatgaatgcagagAGTGTGGAAAGACTTTTTTTCATAAGTCAAGCGTTGaagcacatcagagaatccacactggggaaaaaccttatgaatgcaatgagtgtggaaaagcttttattcgtaactcaaacctcattgcacatcagaaaatccacactgggaaaaaaccttatgaatgtagggagtgtggaaaagcttttattcataaGTCAGACCTCATTaagcatcagagaatccacacaggggagaaaccttatgaatgtggtgagtgtggaaaagcttttattcttaAGGCAGACCTCATTaagcatcagagaattcacacaggggaaaaaccttatgtaTGTAGAgagtgtgggaaaggcttttCTTGTAAGTCACACCTCGTTagacatcagagggtccacactggggaaaaaccttatgaatgtagtgagtgtggaaaagctttttctcagaagtcacaccaaatcatacatcagagggtccacacaggggagaaacttTAA